In Cyclopterus lumpus isolate fCycLum1 chromosome 9, fCycLum1.pri, whole genome shotgun sequence, a single genomic region encodes these proteins:
- the LOC117735767 gene encoding ral guanine nucleotide dissociation stimulator-like isoform X2: MVHFPCVHTEARGLEPGRPVIEMFDSSWRVRSIWDGVRLELAEDRGPVVLHSLTHLDPDLPLLESSTQEIGEEAEEDAVFTITLRKVQLHQSASKGQRWLGVDTDSALSLYETCKVRTIKAGTLERLVEYMVSAFRGKDSTYVTIFLCTYRSFASTRQVLDLLLNRYAKLQNVPAAAAHRVSQDDCTELRNTVSSILGAWLDQYSEDFWSPPSYDCLHQLMSYLHRHFPGSDLERRARNLLAHFHRRQQCEPDADGEHIGCPFATQEESGFEDELPAFSFLSFDPIMVAEQFTLMDADLFKKVVPYHCLGGIWSQRDKKGKEHLAPTIRATVAQFNSVTNCVITTCLSSPTLKPTQRARLLERWIDVARECRILKNFSSLRAILSALQCNAIHRLKRAWEEVSRESFRTFRELSEIFSDDNNYSLSRELLVKEGTSKFATLEINPKRAQRRHQQQRDHLGVMQGTIPYLGTFLTDLVMMDTAMKDYTEGGLINFEKRRKEFEVIAQIKLLQLASNNYSFTQDGHFRDWFSSVEKLSEAESYNLSCEIEPLSESASNTLRAKKNGGIMKRWSDRQLTEAGCSGAPGSHSKSFDHSHYRPYQGGGGGGGGGGGGGGGGDSGDALSVTSVSSSGSDLEDVNASFLSDSPEGHERKTSTPSVKLTVSALGREAPSADTTSTFWECTSLSSLDTSGSASGSSSASSSSVSSSTPLSASRSHKRSVSAVSNYSTLSLPLYNQQVDDCCIIRVSLDVENGNMYKSILVTSQDKTPAVIRKAMIKHNLEREKTDEYELMQRISEDKELRIPDNANVFYAMNSTANYDFVLKRRGLARPMRAKNVASSTLPRMKQKGLKIAKGIF; encoded by the exons ATGGTCCATTTCCCGTGCGTGCACACCGAGGCGCGCGGCCTCGAGCCGGGACGGCCGGTCATCGAGATGTTCGACTCGTCGTGGAGGGTGCGCAGCATTTGGGACGGGGTGAGGCTGGAGCTGGCGGAGGACCGGGGCCCGGTGGTCCTGCACAGCCTCACGCACCTGGACCCGGACCTGCCGCTGCTGGAG agctCGACGCAGGAGATCGGCGAGGAGGCCGAGGAGGACGCCGTCTTCACCATCACGCTGAGGAAGGTGCAGCTCCACCAGTCGGCCAGCAAAGGGCAGCGGTGGCTGGGCGTGGACACGGACTCGGCCCTGAGCCTCTACGAGACCTGCAAGGTGCGGACCATCAAGGCCGGCACGCTGGAGAGGCTGGTGGAGTACATGGTGTCGGCCTTCAGGGGCAAGGACTCCACCTACGTCACCATCTTCCTCTGCACCTACCGCTCCTTCGCCTCCACCAGgcaggtgctggacctcctgCTCAACAG GTACGCTAAGCTACAAAACGTGCCGGCAGCCGCGGCTCACCGAGTCTCCCAGGACGACTGCACTGAGCTGAGGAA caCCGTCTCCTCCATCCTGGGCGCCTGGCTGGACCAGTACTCGGAGGACTTCTGGAGCCCCCCGAGCTACGACTGCCTGCACCAGCTCATGTCCTACCTGCACCGCCACTTCCCCGGCTCGGACCTGGAGCGCCGCGCCCGCAACCTGCTGGCCCACTTCCACCGCCGGCAGCAGTGCGAGCCCGACGCCGACG GCGAACACATCGGATGCCCCTTCGCCACGCAGGAAGAGAGCGGCTTTGAGGACGAGCTTCCTGCGTTCAGCTTCCTGTCCTTTGACCCCATCATGGTGGCGGAGCAGTTCACCCTCATGGACGCG gacctgttcaAGAAGGTGGTGCCCTACCACTGCCTGGGGGGGATCTGGTCTCAGCGGGACAAGAAGGGCAAGGAGCACCTGGCTCCCACCATCAGAGCCACCGTGGCCCAGTTCAACTCCGTCACCAACTGCGTCATCACCACCTGCCTGAGCAGCCCCACGCTGAAGCCCACCCAGAGGGCCCGGCTGCTGGAGCGCTGGATCGACGTGGCCCGG GAGTGTCGGATCTTGAAGAACTTCTCGTCGTTGCGAGCCATCCTCTCCGCCCTGCAGTGCAACGCCATCCACCGCCTGAAGAGGGCCTGGGAGGAGGTGTCCCG GGAGAGTTTCCGCACCTTCCGCGAGCTGTCGGAGATCTTCTCAGACGACAACAACTACTCCCTCAGCCGAGAGCTGCTGGTGAAG GAGGGAACGTCCAAGTTCGCCACTTTGGAAATCAACCCCAAAAGAGCTCAGAGGAGAcaccagcagcagagagacCACCTG GGAGTGATGCAGGGGACGATTCCCTACCTGGGGACCTTCCTCACGGACCTGGTGATGATGGACACGGCCATgaaggactacactgag ggtGGTCTGATCAACTTcgagaagagaagaaag GAGTTCGAGGTGATCGCTCAGATCAAGCTGCTCCAGTTGGCCTCCAACAACTACAGCTTCACTCAGGACGGACACTTCAGGGACTGGTTCTCCAGCGTGGAGAAGCTCAGCGAGGCCGAGAG CTACAACCTGTCCTGTGAGATCGAGCCTCTGTCCGAGTCGGCCTCCAACACGCTGCGGGCCAAGAAGAACGGCGGCATCATGAAGCGCTGGAGCGA CCGCCAGCTGACGGAGGCCGGCTGCAGCGGCGCTCCGGGCTCTCACTCCAAGTCCTTCGACCACTCGCACTACCGGCCGTACCAAGGGGgcgggggtggaggaggaggaggaggaggaggaggaggaggaggagacagcggcGACGCGCTCAGCGTCACCTCCGTCAGCTCCAGCGGGTCAGACCTGGAGGACGTGAACGCCAGCTTCCTGTCCGACTCCCCGGAGGGACACGAGAGGAAG acgtCGACTCCCTCGGTGAAACTCACCGTCTCTGCTTTGGGGAGAGAAGCTCCGTCAGCCGACACGACGTCAACG ttCTGGGAGtgcacctccctctcctccctggaCACCTCCGGCTCGGCCTCGGGCTCCAgcagcgcctcctcctcctccgtctcctcctccacgcCGCTCTCCGCCTCGCGCTCACACAAGCGCTCCGTGTCGGCCGTGTCGAACTACTCCACGCTGTCGCTGCCGCTGTACAACCAGCAGGTGGACGACTGCTGCATCATCAGGGTCAGCCTGGACGTGGAGAACGGCAACATGTACAAGAGCATCCTG GTGACGAGTCAAGACAAGACTCCGGCCGTCATCAGGAAGGCGATGATCAAACACAACCTGGAGCGAGAGAAGACCGACGAGTACGAGCTGATGCAGCGGATCTCTGAGGACAAAG
- the LOC117735767 gene encoding ral guanine nucleotide dissociation stimulator-like isoform X3: protein MEAKSLFSLHRALAQPVKMCMFDFPVTILDDLSSTQEIGEEAEEDAVFTITLRKVQLHQSASKGQRWLGVDTDSALSLYETCKVRTIKAGTLERLVEYMVSAFRGKDSTYVTIFLCTYRSFASTRQVLDLLLNRYAKLQNVPAAAAHRVSQDDCTELRNTVSSILGAWLDQYSEDFWSPPSYDCLHQLMSYLHRHFPGSDLERRARNLLAHFHRRQQCEPDADGTRAGQERDASRAGTPGKGGEHIGCPFATQEESGFEDELPAFSFLSFDPIMVAEQFTLMDADLFKKVVPYHCLGGIWSQRDKKGKEHLAPTIRATVAQFNSVTNCVITTCLSSPTLKPTQRARLLERWIDVARECRILKNFSSLRAILSALQCNAIHRLKRAWEEVSRESFRTFRELSEIFSDDNNYSLSRELLVKEGTSKFATLEINPKRAQRRHQQQRDHLGVMQGTIPYLGTFLTDLVMMDTAMKDYTEGGLINFEKRRKEFEVIAQIKLLQLASNNYSFTQDGHFRDWFSSVEKLSEAESYNLSCEIEPLSESASNTLRAKKNGGIMKRWSDRQLTEAGCSGAPGSHSKSFDHSHYRPYQGGGGGGGGGGGGGGGGDSGDALSVTSVSSSGSDLEDVNASFLSDSPEGHERKTSTPSVKLTVSALGREAPSADTTSTFWECTSLSSLDTSGSASGSSSASSSSVSSSTPLSASRSHKRSVSAVSNYSTLSLPLYNQQVDDCCIIRVSLDVENGNMYKSILVTSQDKTPAVIRKAMIKHNLEREKTDEYELMQRISEDKELRIPDNANVFYAMNSTANYDFVLKRRGLARPMRAKNVASSTLPRMKQKGLKIAKGIF, encoded by the exons ATGGAAGCCAAGTCCCTGTTCAGCCTGCACAGAGCGCTCGCTCAGCCCGTCAAGATGTGCATGTTCGATTTCCCCGTCACCATCCTGGACGACCTG agctCGACGCAGGAGATCGGCGAGGAGGCCGAGGAGGACGCCGTCTTCACCATCACGCTGAGGAAGGTGCAGCTCCACCAGTCGGCCAGCAAAGGGCAGCGGTGGCTGGGCGTGGACACGGACTCGGCCCTGAGCCTCTACGAGACCTGCAAGGTGCGGACCATCAAGGCCGGCACGCTGGAGAGGCTGGTGGAGTACATGGTGTCGGCCTTCAGGGGCAAGGACTCCACCTACGTCACCATCTTCCTCTGCACCTACCGCTCCTTCGCCTCCACCAGgcaggtgctggacctcctgCTCAACAG GTACGCTAAGCTACAAAACGTGCCGGCAGCCGCGGCTCACCGAGTCTCCCAGGACGACTGCACTGAGCTGAGGAA caCCGTCTCCTCCATCCTGGGCGCCTGGCTGGACCAGTACTCGGAGGACTTCTGGAGCCCCCCGAGCTACGACTGCCTGCACCAGCTCATGTCCTACCTGCACCGCCACTTCCCCGGCTCGGACCTGGAGCGCCGCGCCCGCAACCTGCTGGCCCACTTCCACCGCCGGCAGCAGTGCGAGCCCGACGCCGACGGTACGAGGGCGGGACAGGAGAGGGACGCCAGCAGGGCGGGGACTCCAGGAAAAGGGG GCGAACACATCGGATGCCCCTTCGCCACGCAGGAAGAGAGCGGCTTTGAGGACGAGCTTCCTGCGTTCAGCTTCCTGTCCTTTGACCCCATCATGGTGGCGGAGCAGTTCACCCTCATGGACGCG gacctgttcaAGAAGGTGGTGCCCTACCACTGCCTGGGGGGGATCTGGTCTCAGCGGGACAAGAAGGGCAAGGAGCACCTGGCTCCCACCATCAGAGCCACCGTGGCCCAGTTCAACTCCGTCACCAACTGCGTCATCACCACCTGCCTGAGCAGCCCCACGCTGAAGCCCACCCAGAGGGCCCGGCTGCTGGAGCGCTGGATCGACGTGGCCCGG GAGTGTCGGATCTTGAAGAACTTCTCGTCGTTGCGAGCCATCCTCTCCGCCCTGCAGTGCAACGCCATCCACCGCCTGAAGAGGGCCTGGGAGGAGGTGTCCCG GGAGAGTTTCCGCACCTTCCGCGAGCTGTCGGAGATCTTCTCAGACGACAACAACTACTCCCTCAGCCGAGAGCTGCTGGTGAAG GAGGGAACGTCCAAGTTCGCCACTTTGGAAATCAACCCCAAAAGAGCTCAGAGGAGAcaccagcagcagagagacCACCTG GGAGTGATGCAGGGGACGATTCCCTACCTGGGGACCTTCCTCACGGACCTGGTGATGATGGACACGGCCATgaaggactacactgag ggtGGTCTGATCAACTTcgagaagagaagaaag GAGTTCGAGGTGATCGCTCAGATCAAGCTGCTCCAGTTGGCCTCCAACAACTACAGCTTCACTCAGGACGGACACTTCAGGGACTGGTTCTCCAGCGTGGAGAAGCTCAGCGAGGCCGAGAG CTACAACCTGTCCTGTGAGATCGAGCCTCTGTCCGAGTCGGCCTCCAACACGCTGCGGGCCAAGAAGAACGGCGGCATCATGAAGCGCTGGAGCGA CCGCCAGCTGACGGAGGCCGGCTGCAGCGGCGCTCCGGGCTCTCACTCCAAGTCCTTCGACCACTCGCACTACCGGCCGTACCAAGGGGgcgggggtggaggaggaggaggaggaggaggaggaggaggaggagacagcggcGACGCGCTCAGCGTCACCTCCGTCAGCTCCAGCGGGTCAGACCTGGAGGACGTGAACGCCAGCTTCCTGTCCGACTCCCCGGAGGGACACGAGAGGAAG acgtCGACTCCCTCGGTGAAACTCACCGTCTCTGCTTTGGGGAGAGAAGCTCCGTCAGCCGACACGACGTCAACG ttCTGGGAGtgcacctccctctcctccctggaCACCTCCGGCTCGGCCTCGGGCTCCAgcagcgcctcctcctcctccgtctcctcctccacgcCGCTCTCCGCCTCGCGCTCACACAAGCGCTCCGTGTCGGCCGTGTCGAACTACTCCACGCTGTCGCTGCCGCTGTACAACCAGCAGGTGGACGACTGCTGCATCATCAGGGTCAGCCTGGACGTGGAGAACGGCAACATGTACAAGAGCATCCTG GTGACGAGTCAAGACAAGACTCCGGCCGTCATCAGGAAGGCGATGATCAAACACAACCTGGAGCGAGAGAAGACCGACGAGTACGAGCTGATGCAGCGGATCTCTGAGGACAAAG
- the LOC117735767 gene encoding ral guanine nucleotide dissociation stimulator-like isoform X1 encodes MVHFPCVHTEARGLEPGRPVIEMFDSSWRVRSIWDGVRLELAEDRGPVVLHSLTHLDPDLPLLESSTQEIGEEAEEDAVFTITLRKVQLHQSASKGQRWLGVDTDSALSLYETCKVRTIKAGTLERLVEYMVSAFRGKDSTYVTIFLCTYRSFASTRQVLDLLLNRYAKLQNVPAAAAHRVSQDDCTELRNTVSSILGAWLDQYSEDFWSPPSYDCLHQLMSYLHRHFPGSDLERRARNLLAHFHRRQQCEPDADGTRAGQERDASRAGTPGKGGEHIGCPFATQEESGFEDELPAFSFLSFDPIMVAEQFTLMDADLFKKVVPYHCLGGIWSQRDKKGKEHLAPTIRATVAQFNSVTNCVITTCLSSPTLKPTQRARLLERWIDVARECRILKNFSSLRAILSALQCNAIHRLKRAWEEVSRESFRTFRELSEIFSDDNNYSLSRELLVKEGTSKFATLEINPKRAQRRHQQQRDHLGVMQGTIPYLGTFLTDLVMMDTAMKDYTEGGLINFEKRRKEFEVIAQIKLLQLASNNYSFTQDGHFRDWFSSVEKLSEAESYNLSCEIEPLSESASNTLRAKKNGGIMKRWSDRQLTEAGCSGAPGSHSKSFDHSHYRPYQGGGGGGGGGGGGGGGGDSGDALSVTSVSSSGSDLEDVNASFLSDSPEGHERKTSTPSVKLTVSALGREAPSADTTSTFWECTSLSSLDTSGSASGSSSASSSSVSSSTPLSASRSHKRSVSAVSNYSTLSLPLYNQQVDDCCIIRVSLDVENGNMYKSILVTSQDKTPAVIRKAMIKHNLEREKTDEYELMQRISEDKELRIPDNANVFYAMNSTANYDFVLKRRGLARPMRAKNVASSTLPRMKQKGLKIAKGIF; translated from the exons ATGGTCCATTTCCCGTGCGTGCACACCGAGGCGCGCGGCCTCGAGCCGGGACGGCCGGTCATCGAGATGTTCGACTCGTCGTGGAGGGTGCGCAGCATTTGGGACGGGGTGAGGCTGGAGCTGGCGGAGGACCGGGGCCCGGTGGTCCTGCACAGCCTCACGCACCTGGACCCGGACCTGCCGCTGCTGGAG agctCGACGCAGGAGATCGGCGAGGAGGCCGAGGAGGACGCCGTCTTCACCATCACGCTGAGGAAGGTGCAGCTCCACCAGTCGGCCAGCAAAGGGCAGCGGTGGCTGGGCGTGGACACGGACTCGGCCCTGAGCCTCTACGAGACCTGCAAGGTGCGGACCATCAAGGCCGGCACGCTGGAGAGGCTGGTGGAGTACATGGTGTCGGCCTTCAGGGGCAAGGACTCCACCTACGTCACCATCTTCCTCTGCACCTACCGCTCCTTCGCCTCCACCAGgcaggtgctggacctcctgCTCAACAG GTACGCTAAGCTACAAAACGTGCCGGCAGCCGCGGCTCACCGAGTCTCCCAGGACGACTGCACTGAGCTGAGGAA caCCGTCTCCTCCATCCTGGGCGCCTGGCTGGACCAGTACTCGGAGGACTTCTGGAGCCCCCCGAGCTACGACTGCCTGCACCAGCTCATGTCCTACCTGCACCGCCACTTCCCCGGCTCGGACCTGGAGCGCCGCGCCCGCAACCTGCTGGCCCACTTCCACCGCCGGCAGCAGTGCGAGCCCGACGCCGACGGTACGAGGGCGGGACAGGAGAGGGACGCCAGCAGGGCGGGGACTCCAGGAAAAGGGG GCGAACACATCGGATGCCCCTTCGCCACGCAGGAAGAGAGCGGCTTTGAGGACGAGCTTCCTGCGTTCAGCTTCCTGTCCTTTGACCCCATCATGGTGGCGGAGCAGTTCACCCTCATGGACGCG gacctgttcaAGAAGGTGGTGCCCTACCACTGCCTGGGGGGGATCTGGTCTCAGCGGGACAAGAAGGGCAAGGAGCACCTGGCTCCCACCATCAGAGCCACCGTGGCCCAGTTCAACTCCGTCACCAACTGCGTCATCACCACCTGCCTGAGCAGCCCCACGCTGAAGCCCACCCAGAGGGCCCGGCTGCTGGAGCGCTGGATCGACGTGGCCCGG GAGTGTCGGATCTTGAAGAACTTCTCGTCGTTGCGAGCCATCCTCTCCGCCCTGCAGTGCAACGCCATCCACCGCCTGAAGAGGGCCTGGGAGGAGGTGTCCCG GGAGAGTTTCCGCACCTTCCGCGAGCTGTCGGAGATCTTCTCAGACGACAACAACTACTCCCTCAGCCGAGAGCTGCTGGTGAAG GAGGGAACGTCCAAGTTCGCCACTTTGGAAATCAACCCCAAAAGAGCTCAGAGGAGAcaccagcagcagagagacCACCTG GGAGTGATGCAGGGGACGATTCCCTACCTGGGGACCTTCCTCACGGACCTGGTGATGATGGACACGGCCATgaaggactacactgag ggtGGTCTGATCAACTTcgagaagagaagaaag GAGTTCGAGGTGATCGCTCAGATCAAGCTGCTCCAGTTGGCCTCCAACAACTACAGCTTCACTCAGGACGGACACTTCAGGGACTGGTTCTCCAGCGTGGAGAAGCTCAGCGAGGCCGAGAG CTACAACCTGTCCTGTGAGATCGAGCCTCTGTCCGAGTCGGCCTCCAACACGCTGCGGGCCAAGAAGAACGGCGGCATCATGAAGCGCTGGAGCGA CCGCCAGCTGACGGAGGCCGGCTGCAGCGGCGCTCCGGGCTCTCACTCCAAGTCCTTCGACCACTCGCACTACCGGCCGTACCAAGGGGgcgggggtggaggaggaggaggaggaggaggaggaggaggaggagacagcggcGACGCGCTCAGCGTCACCTCCGTCAGCTCCAGCGGGTCAGACCTGGAGGACGTGAACGCCAGCTTCCTGTCCGACTCCCCGGAGGGACACGAGAGGAAG acgtCGACTCCCTCGGTGAAACTCACCGTCTCTGCTTTGGGGAGAGAAGCTCCGTCAGCCGACACGACGTCAACG ttCTGGGAGtgcacctccctctcctccctggaCACCTCCGGCTCGGCCTCGGGCTCCAgcagcgcctcctcctcctccgtctcctcctccacgcCGCTCTCCGCCTCGCGCTCACACAAGCGCTCCGTGTCGGCCGTGTCGAACTACTCCACGCTGTCGCTGCCGCTGTACAACCAGCAGGTGGACGACTGCTGCATCATCAGGGTCAGCCTGGACGTGGAGAACGGCAACATGTACAAGAGCATCCTG GTGACGAGTCAAGACAAGACTCCGGCCGTCATCAGGAAGGCGATGATCAAACACAACCTGGAGCGAGAGAAGACCGACGAGTACGAGCTGATGCAGCGGATCTCTGAGGACAAAG
- the LOC117735767 gene encoding ral guanine nucleotide dissociation stimulator-like isoform X4, which produces MIMLEKQSSTQEIGEEAEEDAVFTITLRKVQLHQSASKGQRWLGVDTDSALSLYETCKVRTIKAGTLERLVEYMVSAFRGKDSTYVTIFLCTYRSFASTRQVLDLLLNRYAKLQNVPAAAAHRVSQDDCTELRNTVSSILGAWLDQYSEDFWSPPSYDCLHQLMSYLHRHFPGSDLERRARNLLAHFHRRQQCEPDADGTRAGQERDASRAGTPGKGGEHIGCPFATQEESGFEDELPAFSFLSFDPIMVAEQFTLMDADLFKKVVPYHCLGGIWSQRDKKGKEHLAPTIRATVAQFNSVTNCVITTCLSSPTLKPTQRARLLERWIDVARECRILKNFSSLRAILSALQCNAIHRLKRAWEEVSRESFRTFRELSEIFSDDNNYSLSRELLVKEGTSKFATLEINPKRAQRRHQQQRDHLGVMQGTIPYLGTFLTDLVMMDTAMKDYTEGGLINFEKRRKEFEVIAQIKLLQLASNNYSFTQDGHFRDWFSSVEKLSEAESYNLSCEIEPLSESASNTLRAKKNGGIMKRWSDRQLTEAGCSGAPGSHSKSFDHSHYRPYQGGGGGGGGGGGGGGGGDSGDALSVTSVSSSGSDLEDVNASFLSDSPEGHERKTSTPSVKLTVSALGREAPSADTTSTFWECTSLSSLDTSGSASGSSSASSSSVSSSTPLSASRSHKRSVSAVSNYSTLSLPLYNQQVDDCCIIRVSLDVENGNMYKSILVTSQDKTPAVIRKAMIKHNLEREKTDEYELMQRISEDKELRIPDNANVFYAMNSTANYDFVLKRRGLARPMRAKNVASSTLPRMKQKGLKIAKGIF; this is translated from the exons ATGATCATGCTGGAAAAACAG agctCGACGCAGGAGATCGGCGAGGAGGCCGAGGAGGACGCCGTCTTCACCATCACGCTGAGGAAGGTGCAGCTCCACCAGTCGGCCAGCAAAGGGCAGCGGTGGCTGGGCGTGGACACGGACTCGGCCCTGAGCCTCTACGAGACCTGCAAGGTGCGGACCATCAAGGCCGGCACGCTGGAGAGGCTGGTGGAGTACATGGTGTCGGCCTTCAGGGGCAAGGACTCCACCTACGTCACCATCTTCCTCTGCACCTACCGCTCCTTCGCCTCCACCAGgcaggtgctggacctcctgCTCAACAG GTACGCTAAGCTACAAAACGTGCCGGCAGCCGCGGCTCACCGAGTCTCCCAGGACGACTGCACTGAGCTGAGGAA caCCGTCTCCTCCATCCTGGGCGCCTGGCTGGACCAGTACTCGGAGGACTTCTGGAGCCCCCCGAGCTACGACTGCCTGCACCAGCTCATGTCCTACCTGCACCGCCACTTCCCCGGCTCGGACCTGGAGCGCCGCGCCCGCAACCTGCTGGCCCACTTCCACCGCCGGCAGCAGTGCGAGCCCGACGCCGACGGTACGAGGGCGGGACAGGAGAGGGACGCCAGCAGGGCGGGGACTCCAGGAAAAGGGG GCGAACACATCGGATGCCCCTTCGCCACGCAGGAAGAGAGCGGCTTTGAGGACGAGCTTCCTGCGTTCAGCTTCCTGTCCTTTGACCCCATCATGGTGGCGGAGCAGTTCACCCTCATGGACGCG gacctgttcaAGAAGGTGGTGCCCTACCACTGCCTGGGGGGGATCTGGTCTCAGCGGGACAAGAAGGGCAAGGAGCACCTGGCTCCCACCATCAGAGCCACCGTGGCCCAGTTCAACTCCGTCACCAACTGCGTCATCACCACCTGCCTGAGCAGCCCCACGCTGAAGCCCACCCAGAGGGCCCGGCTGCTGGAGCGCTGGATCGACGTGGCCCGG GAGTGTCGGATCTTGAAGAACTTCTCGTCGTTGCGAGCCATCCTCTCCGCCCTGCAGTGCAACGCCATCCACCGCCTGAAGAGGGCCTGGGAGGAGGTGTCCCG GGAGAGTTTCCGCACCTTCCGCGAGCTGTCGGAGATCTTCTCAGACGACAACAACTACTCCCTCAGCCGAGAGCTGCTGGTGAAG GAGGGAACGTCCAAGTTCGCCACTTTGGAAATCAACCCCAAAAGAGCTCAGAGGAGAcaccagcagcagagagacCACCTG GGAGTGATGCAGGGGACGATTCCCTACCTGGGGACCTTCCTCACGGACCTGGTGATGATGGACACGGCCATgaaggactacactgag ggtGGTCTGATCAACTTcgagaagagaagaaag GAGTTCGAGGTGATCGCTCAGATCAAGCTGCTCCAGTTGGCCTCCAACAACTACAGCTTCACTCAGGACGGACACTTCAGGGACTGGTTCTCCAGCGTGGAGAAGCTCAGCGAGGCCGAGAG CTACAACCTGTCCTGTGAGATCGAGCCTCTGTCCGAGTCGGCCTCCAACACGCTGCGGGCCAAGAAGAACGGCGGCATCATGAAGCGCTGGAGCGA CCGCCAGCTGACGGAGGCCGGCTGCAGCGGCGCTCCGGGCTCTCACTCCAAGTCCTTCGACCACTCGCACTACCGGCCGTACCAAGGGGgcgggggtggaggaggaggaggaggaggaggaggaggaggaggagacagcggcGACGCGCTCAGCGTCACCTCCGTCAGCTCCAGCGGGTCAGACCTGGAGGACGTGAACGCCAGCTTCCTGTCCGACTCCCCGGAGGGACACGAGAGGAAG acgtCGACTCCCTCGGTGAAACTCACCGTCTCTGCTTTGGGGAGAGAAGCTCCGTCAGCCGACACGACGTCAACG ttCTGGGAGtgcacctccctctcctccctggaCACCTCCGGCTCGGCCTCGGGCTCCAgcagcgcctcctcctcctccgtctcctcctccacgcCGCTCTCCGCCTCGCGCTCACACAAGCGCTCCGTGTCGGCCGTGTCGAACTACTCCACGCTGTCGCTGCCGCTGTACAACCAGCAGGTGGACGACTGCTGCATCATCAGGGTCAGCCTGGACGTGGAGAACGGCAACATGTACAAGAGCATCCTG GTGACGAGTCAAGACAAGACTCCGGCCGTCATCAGGAAGGCGATGATCAAACACAACCTGGAGCGAGAGAAGACCGACGAGTACGAGCTGATGCAGCGGATCTCTGAGGACAAAG